A segment of the Streptomyces sp. Tu 2975 genome:
GACGAGAGGGTTCGCTCGTAGGTGTCCAGTAGGGTCCTGAGCTGTCGCTGCTCGCTCTCGGAGGGGTCCGTGACCAGGTCCCGGAGGGGAGTGATCAGCGGTGGGTCCGGTGCGATCAGCCGGCCCTCCGCCGTGACGCGGGTGAGTTCCGCGAAGGCCTGGAGATAGGTGTGCTTACGGGCTCGCGCCGTCGCCGTGGCGGTGCGGCGCCTGGCTTCCTTGTTCATCGAGGAGGCGAACAGGCGCGTGCGGTCGACGTCGTCCTGGGCGTACCAGATGTCCAGGGTGCGCATGCCGGCGAACTCCCGGATCCGCTGCCGGTACGCCTTCACACACGCCGTCACCGCGTTGTTCTGCTCCTTGACCGCGAAGCCGTTGGCCCGGGCGGCGATCGCGACGCTGGCCGCCAACCGCTTGACGTCCCACTCGAACGGCCCGGGCAGGGTCTCGTCGAAGTCGTTGATGTCGAAGACCAGATGACGCTCGGGAGAGGCCAGCAGCCGGAAGTTGAGCAGGTGGGCGTCGCCGCAGAGCTGAACCGTCAGCCCGGTGTTCGGCAGGGGACCGAGGTCGGCTGCCATGATCGCTGCCGCACCGCGGTAGAAGCGGAACGGGGACTCCAGCATCCGGCCGTAGCGGATGGGCACCAACTCGGGCAGACGCGCAGCCGATTGCCGCTCGACCACCGCCACGGGGTCGGGCCGTCCCGCCTCCGCCTCGAACCAGCCGTGGCACGAGCGCGAGGCACGCCTGCGCGCGCGACGCCCGTGGCCCGCCCTTTCGGCCACTGACGGAGCCTCCGAGTGAGCGGTCGCGAACGTGCTCGGTACTGCCATGGCTGCACACCTCCTGGACGGACGTCCATGCCACGTGGGCCTCCTACGGCCGCGGTGTACGCCCTGCTGCCGTAGGCCGCCGCCCGGGCCGCGCGCCAGGATCCGCGCCACGACGCCCACGGGCACGACAGCCGGCAGGCCGACTGCGAGCCCGGCCGAGGTGGCGCACGTCTCCAGGCATCCACCTCAGCACCACGGCGGTACGACCGGATCACCCGCCGGGGGTGACCCCTGCGCCCGGCGGCGGGCAGGACGCCGGATCCGGTGGCGCACTCCGAGCCTGCCGTCAGCGGGCGGCCGGCCGCCTCACCCGGTTCGGGTGAGGCGGTATCCATCGCCGCTACGAAGTTGTGACGATCGTCAGGTGCGCGGGGCGGAACGGCGGCGGCCCAGCAGAGGATCAGCCGCAGGCAGCACAGTGTCGGCACCCCGGCGGGACGACGCGGTCCCGGCACGGCGGCGCGACAGGCAGGGAGCCGCGGGTTTCAATGCCTTCATGGGAGGCGAGGCGCGCCGCGGACGCAAAGCTCCGCCACCTGCCGGGCATGGGGCGCCGCGGACGATCCGGCGCCTCAGGAAGAGCAGGCCGGGCAGGCTGTGGGACGACCTGTGGAGCCGGCTCACCGAGGCCGAGTTCTTCGACCATGCGCTTCAGCTGTCCGCACTCGCGCTCCTGTGCTTCTTCCCGATGCTCATCGTCCTCACGGAGGCGACGGGCCGCGACACCGCGACGGTCGTCATCCGGTGGCTGGGACTGAACCAGGAGGCGGCGAAGGCGGTGGCGTCGCTCATCGTTCCCGGGCCCGGCTCGGACACCGTGACGGTGACGAGCGGCTTCCTCATGGCACTGGGGGCCATGGCCGTGGCAGGAACTCTGCAGAGCTGGTACCGGCTGCTCTTCGACGTCCCCCGCCGGGGATGGCGCGACGTGGGGATCCAAGTGGTCTGGCTCGTGTACCTGCTGGTCTTCAGCGTCGCCCAAGCCGCACTGGGCCGTGTGACCGGAGGACTGCCTTTGAGGAGCTTGGCAGGATGGGTCTGGGCGCTCGCCTTCTGGTGGGGCACGGTCTGGGTCCTCCTCTCCGGCGCAGTACGGTGGCGCACCCTTCTGCCCACGGCGCTGGCCACCAGCGTGTGCTGGTCAGGCCTGGGCCTGTTCTCCATGCTCTTCTTCTCGGCATCGATCGTGGCGAACGAACAGCGCTACGGCCCCATCGGCGTCGTCATGATCATCATTTCCTGGCTGGTGGCGGTAGGGGTGATCATCCACCTGGGCGCCGTGGTCGGCCGCATGATCACTGATCGCGTGGGCGCGCCCCGCACCGAGGATCACGGTCCCACCGCACCGGATGCCCGCAAAGCGGACCCCGGCAGCCCCGCTTGACCCGCCGCCCGGTCGGCACACCGGACACACCTGCAGTCTCAGCCGGCCGGGTCCTGCCGGCGTGGGCCGGGTGACTCCTTGACGAAGCGGCGCAGTTCGGCACAGAGGGCGCCGGGGTTGTCGAGCTGGACGAGGGTGCGGGCGTCCGGAATCTCGACGTACTCGCCCCGCGGCAGCAGGGCGGCGAGCCGGCGGCCGGTCGAGGGCGGCATCATGCGGTCCTCCGCGCCCCACGCGACGAGCGCCGGCCCTCGGAAGCCGCGCAGACGCTCCGCCGCCCGCAGATAGGTGTCCTTCCGCGTGCTGCGGAGGAAGGCGGCGAAGTCCCGCCGGATCCTCCTGTCCGTGAGCAGAGGGCCGTACCAGCGGCGGACGAGCTCGTACGGGATCGGGTGCCGGGCCATGCCGCCGAGCGAGTTGGGCAGCCGGACGAGGAGCGGCACCCGGAATGACTGCAGCAGCAGGAAGATGCCGCCGGGTACGCGGCTCAGGAACTGCAGCATCCTGCCCTGCACGCCGGGCGGATAGTTCTCCAGCGCCTCGCAGGAGGTGAGGACCAGCCGGTGGACTCGCTCGTCGCGCACCCCGACGAGCAGTTGGGCCGTACCGGCGTCGTTCTGGACCAAGGTGACGTCCCGCAGGTCGAGCCGTTCGAGGAACTCGGCGAGCAGGTTCGCCACTCCCTGCGCCGACAGATCCGCGTCCGGGCGCATCGGTCGGCGGTGGCTCCCCATCGGCAGGACGGGGACCACGACCCGGAAGTCGGCACGGAGGCCGTCCACCACGGCCTGCCACACGGACTCGTCGAAGCCGAGTCCGTGCACCAGCACCACGGTCTCGCCGTCTCCGCCGGTGTCCGTGTACTCCACGACCCCGGCACTCAGCTCGATCTCGCTCATCAGCATCCCCCTACTGGATCGATCGATCTAGTGAGAGAATAGCCGAGATGAGAACGACAGGCGACACACGAGCACGCATCCTGGCCGCTGCCACGGAACTCTTCCGGCGCCAGGGCTATGCGGCCACGGGTATGAAGCAGATCCTCACGACGGCCGGCGCGACCTACGGGTCCGCCTACCACTTCTATCCCGGCGGCAAGACGGAGCTCGGCGAGGACGTGGTCCGCACCTCGGGCGCCGCCTACCTGGCGCTGATCGGCGAGCTGTTCCACGACCGGGCCGCCGACCCGGCCGAGACGACCGCCCAGGCGTTCGCCGGGGCGGCGCAGACCCTGCTCGACCTCGACTACGCGGATCCCTGCCCCATCGCCACCATCGCCCTGGAGATCGCCGGCACCAACGAGGCCCTGCGGGTGGCGACCGCGGAGGTGTTCGACTCCTGGACCGACGCCCTCGCCGCCTTCTACGGCTCCTTCGGTATCGCCGAGGCCCGCGCGACGGCACGGTCGGTGATCGGGCTGCTCGAAGGCGCCTTCATGCTCGGCCGCGCCGCGCGGTCCACGGCCCCGGTACTCGACGCGGCCCCCGCGGCGGCCGCGATCGTCCGTGCCGCCGCCGGACGGTCCCCGGTCACGGGCCGGAACGAAGGGGAGGCCCTGTGATCGTCGTTGCCGGTGAGGCGCTGATCGACCTCGTGCCGCAGACCGGCGGCGAGCCGCCGGCTCCGCTGCTGCCCGCACGCGGCGGCGGCCCCTACAACACCGCCGTCGCGCTCGGCCGGCTCGGCGCCGACGTCTCCTTCTGCTCCCGGATCTCGACCGACGCCTTCGGCGAGTCGCTCGTCGGGCGGCTGCGTGAGGAGGGAGTGGACACGGAACTCGTGCAGCGCGGCCCCGAGCCCACGACGCTGGCCGTCGCGGCGATCGGCCCCAGCGGCTCCGCGGCCTACACCTTCTACGTCGAGGGCACCGCGGACCGGCTGTTCACGGTGCCCACCGAGCTGCCCGCCGCCACGCGCGCCCTGTCGCTCGGCACCTGCTCGCTGGTCCTCGAACCGGGCGCGAGCGCGTACGAGGCGCTGATGCGCCGGGAGGCGGCGCGGGGTGTCCTCGTGGCGCTCGACCCGAACATCCGGCCCGGTCTCATTCCGGACGCGGACGCCTACCGGGCACGGTTCAGAAGCTGGCTCCCGCACGTCTCGCTGCTCAAGCTGAGCGAGGAGGACGCCGACTGGCTGGGGGCCGATGTCGGGGCGTGGCTCACGGCGGGACCCGCGGCGGTGGTGCTCACCCATGGCGGGGACGGGCTGACGGTCCTCACCCGGGGCGGCGACCGGTTCTCCGTCCCCGGCGAGCGGGTCCGCGTCGTGGACACCATCGGCGCGGGCGACACCGTGAACGCGGCACTCCTGCACGCCCTGTCCGAGCGGGAGGTGCTCTCGCCCGGAGCGCTCGGGTCGCTGTCGCCGGACGGCTGGCGGGAGGTGCTGGGCTTCGCGGCCAGGGCCGCGGCGCTCACCTGCACGAAGGCCGGGGCCGAACCTCCGTACCTCCGCGAACTGCGGGGCGGTGGGGACCGGCCTGCCGCCGGGGCCTTGTGACGGTCCGACAACTCTGTAACGGATGACCGGGAAACTTCCTGCCGGTGGCGGAACCGCAGGGTGTCCGACGCCTTGTGGGCGCGCCGGAGGGGGGTACGCGCGTTAGTGTCGCCGATGAGGCGCGGCAGCCACGCCCGTGGGGGATCCTTCGCAGCAAGCGAGAGAGGACGCCAGGACATGGCACACGGCGGGAACGTCATCCAGGAGCTGACGGCCGACCACCGAGAGGTCGACCAGATGTTCGCCGAGATCGAGGCCCAGGCCGCCGGAGACGCGCGGCGCCGGGAGCTGGCGGACGAACTGACCAAGGAACTCGTCCGGCACTCCGTCGCCGAGGAGGAGTACCTGTATCCCGCGGTCCGCCGCTTCGTCGACGACGGCGACGACCTGGCGGACGAGGAGATCTCCGACCACGCCCAGATCGAACGCATGCTCAAGGAGCTCGAGGGCTGCCAGGCCGACGATCCCCGGTTCGACACCCTGATCACCCAGTTGAAGTCCGCCGTGACCTCGCATGTCGCCGACGAGGAGAAGCGGCTGTTCCCGCTGCTCGCCGAGTCGTGCAGCGCGGACCTGCTGATGGAGCTGGGCGACAAGGTCCGCAGGGCCAAGCAGAGCGCCCCGACCCGTCCGCACCCCTCCACCCCGGACACCGCAACGGCCAACAAGCTGCTCGCCCCCGGCATGGGCATGGTGGACCGGGTCCGCGATCTCCTGACCGGACGCGCCACCGGCTAGGACCTGTCCGTGCCACGCGCCTGTCCGCCCCGCACCCACATACCCGACCGCACCGCGTACCCGGCCAGTCCGGGTACGCGGTGCCGCACGTCAGACCTGGACGCCCGGTACGCCGTCCTCGACGACGACACTGGCGCGGGTGGAGACGGGAGCACCCGGCCGGGTCACGTACGGCAGGACGCGGAAGTCGCTCGTCCAGCGCTCGGGTTCGACCCGCATCCGCACGTAACCCCGCCGGCCGTTGAAGAAACTGCCGCCGGGATACGGGACTTACGCCCACAAGGTCCTCCTTGGCTGTTCGTCTGCGAACCGCCGGGAAGTCGTTGCGTGAACACGACCCATCGGCCCGGGGGCCGGGCTCCCCCGGCCCCGGCGGCCGCTCACTGCCCGTTGTGCGGCTCTCCGACGAGGCGGTGCGTCAGTTCCATGAGGCGCTTGCGGGCCCCGGCGTCGTAAGCCTGCTCGTGGGCACGGGAGTCGGTGAAGCGGTCGAAGTAGCGGCCCGTCACGCCGGCCACCTCCGGGTCCGTGAGCAGCCGTACGGTGGGCCTGACGCCTTCCTCGACGCCCATGACGGGTGTGAGGCCGTAGTCCCGCACCCCTTGGGTGTCCATCAGGTGTGCCGGGTGCAGGGCGTTGACGGTGACGCCCGTGCCGGCGAGTTCCCCGGCCAGTTCGAAGGTGGCCATGATCAGTGCGAGCTTGCTGCGGCAGTAGGCGCGCAGCCCCTCGTAGCCCTGCTCCAGCATGACGTCGTCGAAGTCGATGCGTTCCTGGCCGATCGAGGCGACGTTGACCACGCGGGCGGGCGCGGAGGACGTCAGCAGGGGCAGCAGGCCACGGACGAGGGCATACGGCGCCAGATGATTGACGGCGAATCGCAACTCGTGGCCTTGCGCGCTCAGTTCGCGCCGCAACGGCTCGGTGCCGCCGCCGGCGACGGCGTTGTTCACCAGTGCGTCGAGCCGCGGTTCGGCGGCCAGGATCCGCGCGGCCATCGCCTGTACCTGGCGGAGGTCCGCCAGGTCGGCGAGGTAGGTGCGCACGGTGGCCTCGGGTGCGGTCGCCCGCACCTCGGCCGCCACCGCGTCGAGGCGTCCCCGGTCACGGCCGTGGAGCAGCAGGGTTCCGCCGCGGCGTGCGAGGTCGAGCGCGATCCCGCGGCCCAGGCCCTGGGTCGCGCCGGTGATCAGAGTGGTGGGTCGGTTCATGCCGGTCATCCTGGTGGGTGTGCCACGGGGCAGGGAGTGTGTGCTGAGCCTGGTGTCATCACCACCAGGCTCAGGCCCGATCCCGGCCATGTGCCCCGGGTGCCTGAACGACCCGGGCACAGGCACCGCCTTGTCAGCCGTTCAGCGGCCGGTCGTCCATGTGGGCTCCGTAGTAGTCCGTCTGTCGGGCCATCAGGGTGCGCATCCCGGTCCCTCGTGGGAGCCCGTAGACGGTGCCCGGGAAGTCGAGATCCCGCTGCTTGTCCCACAGCTCGTCGTGCCGGTCCGGGGAGAACAGCTCGGCCGGATCTCCGGCGGCGATCCACCCGATCGGGAGGACCGTTCCCGGTGCCAGCCGGGAGTTGACGTGCAGCACGCTGTTGATCCGCAACTCGGAGCGGGTTCCGGCCACCGCGCCGGGGAAGATCGACGCACCCGTCGCCACGAACACCTCGTCCTCGACGGTCGCACCGTTGACGTGCGTGTGCGGACCGATGAGCACCGCGTCCCCCAGTACCGCCGGATGCCCCGCCCGGCCGCGGACCAGTGCATGCTCCATCACCACCACGTCCGCTCCCGTGCGCACTTCGCCGTCCTCCGCGGTGAGGACCGCGCCGTGCAGCACACGCGCCCGCTCCCCGAGGACGACGGCTCCGCACAGGACGGCCGACGGAGCGACACAGGCGGACGGGGGGACCACAGGGCTCCTGCCGCGGTGTTCGATCAGCATGTCCCCGAGACTAGGGTCTCTTCCTTCGGCTCGGGCCGGGCTCGCGGGTCCGGCACGCCGGAGAGGCCCTGCCGCGGGCGAGGCGTCGACCTGCCGGTGGTACATCCGAGGCGCGGGAACAACATCCCGGCGTCCCGGCGGGGCACTGTGAGCAGGATGGGTGCACTTCTCGCGCTGGCCTCGGCATTCTGTTACGGCGTCGTCGACTTCGCCGGCGGCCTGCTGTCCCGCAGGGTCCATTTCGCCGTGGTCACGTTTCTGGGTCAGGTCGGCGGTCTGCTCCTCGCGCTGGTCGCCGCGCTCGTCATGCCCGCGGACTCCGTCCGTGCCGCCGACATGCTGTGGGGCGCGCTGTCGGGTGCCGGAAGCGGGACGGCCATGCTGTTCCTCAACC
Coding sequences within it:
- a CDS encoding gamma carbonic anhydrase family protein, giving the protein MLIEHRGRSPVVPPSACVAPSAVLCGAVVLGERARVLHGAVLTAEDGEVRTGADVVVMEHALVRGRAGHPAVLGDAVLIGPHTHVNGATVEDEVFVATGASIFPGAVAGTRSELRINSVLHVNSRLAPGTVLPIGWIAAGDPAELFSPDRHDELWDKQRDLDFPGTVYGLPRGTGMRTLMARQTDYYGAHMDDRPLNG
- a CDS encoding alpha/beta hydrolase, with the translated sequence MSEIELSAGVVEYTDTGGDGETVVLVHGLGFDESVWQAVVDGLRADFRVVVPVLPMGSHRRPMRPDADLSAQGVANLLAEFLERLDLRDVTLVQNDAGTAQLLVGVRDERVHRLVLTSCEALENYPPGVQGRMLQFLSRVPGGIFLLLQSFRVPLLVRLPNSLGGMARHPIPYELVRRWYGPLLTDRRIRRDFAAFLRSTRKDTYLRAAERLRGFRGPALVAWGAEDRMMPPSTGRRLAALLPRGEYVEIPDARTLVQLDNPGALCAELRRFVKESPGPRRQDPAG
- a CDS encoding hemerythrin domain-containing protein, encoding MAHGGNVIQELTADHREVDQMFAEIEAQAAGDARRRELADELTKELVRHSVAEEEYLYPAVRRFVDDGDDLADEEISDHAQIERMLKELEGCQADDPRFDTLITQLKSAVTSHVADEEKRLFPLLAESCSADLLMELGDKVRRAKQSAPTRPHPSTPDTATANKLLAPGMGMVDRVRDLLTGRATG
- a CDS encoding TetR/AcrR family transcriptional regulator — protein: MRTTGDTRARILAAATELFRRQGYAATGMKQILTTAGATYGSAYHFYPGGKTELGEDVVRTSGAAYLALIGELFHDRAADPAETTAQAFAGAAQTLLDLDYADPCPIATIALEIAGTNEALRVATAEVFDSWTDALAAFYGSFGIAEARATARSVIGLLEGAFMLGRAARSTAPVLDAAPAAAAIVRAAAGRSPVTGRNEGEAL
- a CDS encoding YhjD/YihY/BrkB family envelope integrity protein — its product is MGGEARRGRKAPPPAGHGAPRTIRRLRKSRPGRLWDDLWSRLTEAEFFDHALQLSALALLCFFPMLIVLTEATGRDTATVVIRWLGLNQEAAKAVASLIVPGPGSDTVTVTSGFLMALGAMAVAGTLQSWYRLLFDVPRRGWRDVGIQVVWLVYLLVFSVAQAALGRVTGGLPLRSLAGWVWALAFWWGTVWVLLSGAVRWRTLLPTALATSVCWSGLGLFSMLFFSASIVANEQRYGPIGVVMIIISWLVAVGVIIHLGAVVGRMITDRVGAPRTEDHGPTAPDARKADPGSPA
- a CDS encoding carbohydrate kinase, which gives rise to MIVVAGEALIDLVPQTGGEPPAPLLPARGGGPYNTAVALGRLGADVSFCSRISTDAFGESLVGRLREEGVDTELVQRGPEPTTLAVAAIGPSGSAAYTFYVEGTADRLFTVPTELPAATRALSLGTCSLVLEPGASAYEALMRREAARGVLVALDPNIRPGLIPDADAYRARFRSWLPHVSLLKLSEEDADWLGADVGAWLTAGPAAVVLTHGGDGLTVLTRGGDRFSVPGERVRVVDTIGAGDTVNAALLHALSEREVLSPGALGSLSPDGWREVLGFAARAAALTCTKAGAEPPYLRELRGGGDRPAAGAL
- a CDS encoding DUF2252 domain-containing protein yields the protein MAVPSTFATAHSEAPSVAERAGHGRRARRRASRSCHGWFEAEAGRPDPVAVVERQSAARLPELVPIRYGRMLESPFRFYRGAAAIMAADLGPLPNTGLTVQLCGDAHLLNFRLLASPERHLVFDINDFDETLPGPFEWDVKRLAASVAIAARANGFAVKEQNNAVTACVKAYRQRIREFAGMRTLDIWYAQDDVDRTRLFASSMNKEARRRTATATARARKHTYLQAFAELTRVTAEGRLIAPDPPLITPLRDLVTDPSESEQRQLRTLLDTYERTLSSERRHLLRKYRLVDMARKVVGVGSVGTRCWILLLLGRDDDDPLLLQAKEAQRSVLADHTGGETYDNEGRRVVAGQRLIQTTSDIFLGWTHVVGLDGHGRDFYVRQLRDWKGIARPDTMDPGLLRLFAQLCGASLARAHARSGDPVAIAAYLGGSDRFDRALAGFAQAYADRNERDHEALGAAARSGRISVESR
- a CDS encoding SDR family NAD(P)-dependent oxidoreductase codes for the protein MNRPTTLITGATQGLGRGIALDLARRGGTLLLHGRDRGRLDAVAAEVRATAPEATVRTYLADLADLRQVQAMAARILAAEPRLDALVNNAVAGGGTEPLRRELSAQGHELRFAVNHLAPYALVRGLLPLLTSSAPARVVNVASIGQERIDFDDVMLEQGYEGLRAYCRSKLALIMATFELAGELAGTGVTVNALHPAHLMDTQGVRDYGLTPVMGVEEGVRPTVRLLTDPEVAGVTGRYFDRFTDSRAHEQAYDAGARKRLMELTHRLVGEPHNGQ